In the Brassica rapa cultivar Chiifu-401-42 unplaced genomic scaffold, CAAS_Brap_v3.01 Scaffold0625, whole genome shotgun sequence genome, one interval contains:
- the LOC117130665 gene encoding uncharacterized protein LOC117130665: MDVSEDLARDYPPRLYPEGASIFENKSINTNSHFSEIPRLRQAIGIDVWDNLKTYPVGLIAKLAESKLVWSGKTVHYLLCRQLRVYKKEIWSLVVDQPLRFSLIEFGEITGLNTNPLPEESFEPDPENYKALWELLKVPLGYGPKFDELIEALTECPFWSADQRKWYGLLFLQAIGLYGLHHNCRIPFESAKRVFDDDALMTYPWGRTAYEFLVDSIKLLHPQGGSYTLSGFKDVLLVWAYESVTVFGELYGRKVNPDEIPLLRWGGSRTRASLATTIAKEMNDHGTVRVRKMVMKEGLEELFPQWKDEADDPQLDNLIKDIHADRFVRDFYVQSNEKNKKTKAGVSSEAEPPSKKQKKGKKQKEVKINEGETAVVEEKESAKEKGRSEAVLLNIVAHLEKLDRKFDSRLTEYDTKFGDFSQGLLDTIGDTVKTTVEERLRVLGVSNSSQPEGQHVMVSEDNQQPESNSGQPDGQNVMVSEDNRQPDSNSGQPASKTPIDKQSEDSQPQKTPDKGQSEKNLADDIAKADAKGMGAKLNSKVVRDKAAGVKKNLDSAFGNADATNADLVSDSPGKEPPFGRGCRGLGKRNNLAADLERNEAELKKKQKQEEAELKRKKKQEEAELKKKQKKEEAELKKKKKQEEADLKKKKKQEEADSKKDIPASKRTRSGTIRIPIPTKQIKNTKYSDELWPESDVEEDERKRCGRIKEYRLKAVQLSPDGSQMSAEFGPSVPFPHIGDNVTTCMRKGFEPSPAIYDPLGPVDPVKRDNLLQHLKPHE; encoded by the exons ATGGATGTTTCCGAAGATCTAGCAAGGGATTACCCTCCAAGACTTTACCCTGAAGGGGCTtctatttttgaaaacaaaagcattaaTACGAATAGCCATTTTTCTGAGATCCCTCGACTTAGACAAGCAATTGGAATAGATGTGTGGGATAATCTGAAGACGTATCCTGTTGGATTGATTGCTAAACTGGCTGAGAGCAAATTGGTGTGGTCTGGTAAGACCGTACATTATCTACTTTGTAGACAGCTGCGAGTCTATAAGAAGGAGATTTGGTCTCTCGTTGTTGATCAACCTCTCAGGTTTAGCTTAATAGAATTTGGTGAGATCACGGgtttaaacacaaatccactGCCAGAAGAAAGTTTTGAACCTGATCCAGAGAATTACAAAGCGTTGTGGGAGTTGTTGAAAGTGCCGCTTGGGTACGGACCCAAGTTTGATGAACTTATAGAAGCTTTAACGGAGTGTCCATTCTGGAGTGCTGATCAGCGGAAATGGTATGGGCTGTTGTTTCTTCAAGCCATTGGACTTTATGGCTTGCATCATAATTGTAGAATACCCTTTGAAAGTGCAAAAAGAGTATTCGATGATGACGCCCTGATGACTTATCCTTGGGGTCGGACTGCCTATGAATTTCTTGTTGATTCTATCAAGTTGTTGCATCCACAAGGAGGGTCGTACACCCTTAGCGGCTTCAAGGACGTGTTATTGGTTTGGGCGTATGAATCTGTCACAGTGTTCGGAGAGCTTTATGGCAGAAAAGTGAATCCAGACGAAATTCCGCTTTTGCGATGGGGTGGAAGTCGTACTCGTGCAAGTCTTGCTACTACAATAGCTAAGGAGATGAATGATCATGGAACG GTGCGTGTGAGGAAAATGGTGATGAAGGAGGGTCTAGAAGAGCTGTTTCCTCAGTGGAAGGATGAAGCAGATGACCCACAACTTGATAACCTAATTAAAGATATACATGCAGATAGGTTTGTTAGAGATTTTTATGTGCAATCGAatgagaagaacaaaaaaacgaAGGCTGGAGTTTCGTCAGAGGCTGAGCCACCctcaaagaagcagaagaaaggtAAGAAACAGAAGGAGGTGAAAATCAATGAGGGTGAAACTGCTGTTGTAGAGGAGAAGGAGAGTGCAAAGGAGAAGGGTCGTAGCGAAGCGGTTCTGCTGAACATAGTTGCTCATCTCGAGAAGTTGGACCGAAAATTTGACTCGAGATTAACAGAATACGACACCAAGTTTGGAGATttttcccaaggccttttggataCCATTGGAGATACAGTGAAAACTACAGTTGAAGAGCGTCTGAGAGTTTTGGGGGTGTCCAATAGTAGTCAACCTGAAGGTCAACACGTGATGGTCTCAGAAGACAACCAACAGCCGGAGTCCAATAGTGGTCAACCTGATGGTCAAAACGTGATGGTCTCAGAAGACAACCGACAGCCGGACTCCAATAGTGGTCAACCTGCATCTAAGACCCCTATTGATAAACAGTCCGAAGACAGCCAACCGCAAAAGACCCCTGATAAAGGCCAATCTGAGAAGAATCTGGCAGATGATATTGCTAAAGCTGATGCGAAAGGTATGGGAGCAAAGCTGAATTCGAAGGTTGTCAGGGATAAGGCTGCTGGGGTGAAAAAGAACTTGGATTCGGCGTTTGGTAATGCCGATGCAACAAATGCTGATTTGGTCTCTGATTCTCCTGGTAAGGAACCACCATTCGGACGCGGTTGCAGGGGCTTAGGGAAAAGAAATAACTTAGCGGCTGATTTGGAGAGGAATGAAGCTGAgttaaagaagaagcagaagcaagaagaagctgagttgaagaggaagaagaagcaagaagaggctgagttaaagaagaagcagaagaaagaagaggctgagttaaagaagaaaaagaagcaagaagaggctgatttaaagaagaagaagaagcaagaagaggctGACTCAAAGAAGGATATTCCTGCTTCAAAAAGGACTCGCAGTGGTACAATAAGAATACCCATTCCGACTAAGCAAATTAAGAACACCAAGTATTCAGACGAACTGTGGCCGGAATCTGATGTGGAGGAAGATGAAAGGAAAAGGTGTGGAAGAATAAAGGAGTATCGGCTGAAAGCTGTTCAATTATCTCCAGATGGGTCTCAAATGAGTGCGGAATTTGGTCCTTCTGTACCATTTCCCCACATCGGAGACAATGTAACGACGTGCATGAGAAAAGGTTTTGAACCTTCACCTGCAATATATGATCCCCTAGGACCTGTTGATCCGGTTAAAAGGGATAATCTTTTGCAACACCTAAAGCCACACGAGTAA